In the Endozoicomonas sp. SCSIO W0465 genome, GGAGTCTGGCGCTCGGTGCCACCAAGGCGGAAACGCTGTGGCGGGTCGTGCTGCCCATGGCAAGCCCAGCCATGATGACCGGCTTGATACTGGCCGTTGCCCGTGCTGCTGGTGAAGTAGCACCACTGATGCTGGTGGGTGTTGTTAAGCTGGCTCCCAGCTTACCGTTGGATGGCAACTATCCCTATCTGCACCTTGATCAGAAGTTCATGCATCTGGGCTTTCATATTTATGATGTGGGTTTCCAAAGCCCGAACGTGGAGGCTGCCAGGCCCCTGGTATACGCTACAGCGTTGCTGCTGGTGGTTGTCATTGCGGTACTGAATCTGTCCGCCGTTGCGATTCGCAACCATTTACGGGAAAAATACAAGAGCCTTGAGGACTGAACACGATGTCTGCTGAAGAGCCTGATGTCATTGATAGCAAGCCGGAAGAGGCACATACTGTGAAAACCTCAATAACCCATCCTGAAAACAGTCTCGAAAAGGGAGCCAATGTTTCAGTGAATAGCAGTGCCAATGCTTCTGTTCAGGCCAGCAGTGTTGAACCGTCCTCCGGTTTTTCCCGGACTTTTAACCCTGGGTCGCTCGGACGTGGTCGATCCTTACTGAACCTTGAGCATGAGCCGACCAGTATGGAAGTGTCGGGCCTGAACCTGTTCTATGGAGAGAAGCAAGCGCTGTTTGATATCTCCATGAAGATACCGCAAAAGCGTGTAACTGCGTTTATCGGACCTTCAGGTTGTGGTAAGTCCACATTGTTACGCAGCATGAACCGGATGAATGATCTGGTGGATGGCTGCCGTGTGGCTGGGCAGATTCTGCTCGCTAACGCCGCTGATGGCCCACAAAATATCTACGGGAAATCAGTCAATGTGGCTGATCTTCGTCGTCGCGTTGGGATGGTGTTTCAGAAACCAAACCCATTCCCAAAGAGCATTTATGAGAACGTTGCTTATGGCTTGAGGATTCAGGGCATCAATAAAAAGCGGATTCTCGATGAGGTTGTGGAATGGGCGCTGAGAGGGGCTGCTCTGTGGAATGAAGTGAAGGATCGGCTGCATGAAAGCGCACTGGGCCTATCCGGCGGGCAGCAGCAACGCCTGGTGATTGCCAGGACCATTGCGGTGGAGCCTGAAGTATTGCTTCTGGATGAGCCTGCATCGGCACTTGACCCCATCTCCACACTGAAGATTGAAGAGTTGATCAATGAGCTGAAGTCCAGATTTACCATTGTGATTGTCACTCACAATATGCAGCAGGCGGCACGGGTTTCGGACTACACCGCATTTATGTATATGGGGCGGATGATTGAGTATGGCGATATGGACAGACTGTTTACCAACCCCCGTAAGAAACAGACTGAAGATTATATTACTGGCCGTTACGGCTGAGGACTGCTGGTGCGCTTCCTGAACCCCATGATCGATCTCAAGCAGCCTCGAAGGATTACCCATGCCTAACCAGAGCGATTTGTTGACCCACCATATCTCCCAGCAGTTCAATCATGAACTGGAGGAGCTGAGAAATAACCTGTTGTCCATGGGCGGCATGGTAGAAAAGCAGGTCAGTGATGCCATTGAATCACTGATCAATGCCGACAGTGACCTGGCCATTGTTGTCTGTGAAAAAGACACGGACATCAATTTTATGGAAACCTCCATTGATCAGGAGTGTTCCAGAATTCTGGCGCGACGTCAGCCAGCAGCCAGCGATTTACGGCTGGTTCTGGCATGTACCAAAGTGGCGACGGATCTCGAGCGCATTGGTGATGAAGCGGCCAAAATTGCACGATTCGCCATAAAATTATCGGAACAGGGGGAAGCGCCCAAAGGTTATATTGAAACCCGTCATATTGGCAGTCATGTCCGTCAGATGACTCAGGATGCACTGAATGCGTTTGCCCGGTTTGATGCAGAGCAGGCCCTTGCTGTGGCCAAAGAGGATAAAGCGGTTGACCGGGAGTATAAGAGCGCTACCCGTGAATTGGTTACCTATATGATGGAAGATCCCCGCTCCATTACCCGTGTTTTGAATATTATGTGGGTTTTACGCTCTCTGGAGCGTATTGGAGATCATGCCAGAAATATTGCGGAATACGTTATTTACCTCGTAAAAGGCACGGATGTCAGGCATATTGGCCTGAAGCGGATGCAGGAAGAAGTATTTGATAAGCCGATTGATGATTGAAATAGAAAAACTAAATTAATGCTTTGAATTAACTTGTTTATTCGGGAGGTATCTGGCCGGATGCCTCTCTTTCTACTTTTCAAATGTATTGTCAATATTCCTTCGTTTGGTCTTCTATTTGATTATTTGAACTGTCTATTGGTTATTTTTGATTGTTGAATAATGATTCTCTTTTTACGCTAATCTATAGTTATTAATACCTTTCAGACAATCACGCTTTTTGTTACTGAATCACACACTTGTAAGAAAACATGGATGA is a window encoding:
- the pstB gene encoding phosphate ABC transporter ATP-binding protein PstB, which translates into the protein MSAEEPDVIDSKPEEAHTVKTSITHPENSLEKGANVSVNSSANASVQASSVEPSSGFSRTFNPGSLGRGRSLLNLEHEPTSMEVSGLNLFYGEKQALFDISMKIPQKRVTAFIGPSGCGKSTLLRSMNRMNDLVDGCRVAGQILLANAADGPQNIYGKSVNVADLRRRVGMVFQKPNPFPKSIYENVAYGLRIQGINKKRILDEVVEWALRGAALWNEVKDRLHESALGLSGGQQQRLVIARTIAVEPEVLLLDEPASALDPISTLKIEELINELKSRFTIVIVTHNMQQAARVSDYTAFMYMGRMIEYGDMDRLFTNPRKKQTEDYITGRYG
- the phoU gene encoding phosphate signaling complex protein PhoU; translation: MPNQSDLLTHHISQQFNHELEELRNNLLSMGGMVEKQVSDAIESLINADSDLAIVVCEKDTDINFMETSIDQECSRILARRQPAASDLRLVLACTKVATDLERIGDEAAKIARFAIKLSEQGEAPKGYIETRHIGSHVRQMTQDALNAFARFDAEQALAVAKEDKAVDREYKSATRELVTYMMEDPRSITRVLNIMWVLRSLERIGDHARNIAEYVIYLVKGTDVRHIGLKRMQEEVFDKPIDD